A section of the bacterium genome encodes:
- a CDS encoding aspartate--ammonia ligase, producing the protein MTQAKQADLAGPGIGNYEDLEKILPQDYSSPLTPMETQRAIFAVKREIEDNLCKELNLTMVQVPLIVDVESGVNDMLDRDGSRTPIEFHISNDRDLHPIDAQVVQAATKWKRVALKQFDCEPGEGICTDMKAVRKDYFLDHDHSAYVDQWDWELAITEKERTLGYLTEVVRKIWKSLRAGEAKALELFPQLGEAGYPPLPEELEFLHAEEILARYPDLPRKERETAILQDYPAIFIYGIGWPLADGYPHEMRAADYDDWVTETTSADGRPMHGLNGDILVWNPVTQRRHELTSMGVRVNAETLKTQLEMSGQLDFLEFPYHQAILNGEIPLSIGGGIGQSRTYMYLLRKAHLGEVSVTVWPKILKDMCRDKNIHVLE; encoded by the coding sequence GTGACACAAGCAAAACAAGCAGACCTGGCCGGCCCCGGCATCGGCAACTACGAAGATCTCGAGAAGATCCTGCCGCAAGACTACAGCTCGCCTCTGACGCCGATGGAGACGCAGCGGGCGATCTTCGCGGTCAAGCGAGAGATCGAGGACAACCTCTGCAAAGAACTCAATCTGACGATGGTTCAGGTACCTCTGATCGTCGACGTCGAAAGCGGCGTCAACGATATGCTCGACCGCGACGGCTCGCGCACTCCGATCGAGTTTCACATTTCAAACGATCGCGACCTCCATCCGATCGACGCGCAGGTGGTCCAAGCCGCCACGAAGTGGAAGCGCGTGGCGCTCAAGCAGTTCGATTGTGAGCCCGGCGAGGGCATTTGCACCGATATGAAGGCCGTGCGCAAGGATTACTTCCTCGATCATGATCACTCGGCCTATGTCGACCAGTGGGACTGGGAGCTCGCGATCACGGAAAAAGAGCGTACCCTCGGTTATCTAACCGAGGTGGTGCGGAAGATCTGGAAGTCACTGCGCGCCGGCGAAGCCAAAGCGTTGGAGCTCTTTCCGCAGCTCGGTGAGGCCGGCTATCCGCCCCTGCCCGAGGAGCTCGAGTTCCTTCACGCTGAGGAGATTCTCGCGCGCTATCCGGATCTGCCCAGAAAAGAGCGTGAGACGGCGATTCTTCAGGACTATCCGGCGATCTTCATCTACGGCATCGGTTGGCCGCTCGCGGACGGCTATCCGCATGAGATGCGAGCCGCCGACTACGACGATTGGGTCACCGAGACGACGTCCGCCGACGGGCGTCCCATGCACGGCCTGAACGGCGACATCCTGGTTTGGAACCCGGTGACCCAGAGACGTCACGAGCTCACCTCGATGGGCGTTCGCGTCAACGCCGAGACTCTCAAGACCCAGCTGGAGATGAGCGGCCAGCTCGATTTCCTCGAGTTTCCGTACCACCAGGCGATTCTCAACGGCGAGATCCCGCTTTCGATCGGGGGCGGCATCGGACAGTCCCGGACGTACATGTACCTGCTGCGCAAGGCGCATCTGGGCGAGGTCAGCGTGACGGTCTGGCCCAAGATCCTCAAGGATATGTGCCGGGATAAGAACATCCACGTGTTGGAGTAG